One window of the Ramlibacter henchirensis genome contains the following:
- a CDS encoding hydroxyacid dehydrogenase, protein MTAKRVARTDLWLDAVFDQRLSAEPGVSVAVFPVRGDPAAAWRALEPAHVYQVSAAKDELPREWWASRELLARCPRLLCVSSTGAGYDTIDVAACTEAGVAVVNQAGGNAASVAEHTLALMLGVSRRMAECDRRMRVERGFPREEVMGREIRGKTLGLVGIGHIGSRVAALARAFGMEVIATDPFVADDEVARRGAKRVPLAQLLAEADFVSLHCPRDASTLRMIDAAAFARMKRGAIFVTTARGGIHDEAALVEALRSGHLDGAGIDVWDQEPPPLDHPLLRMPNVFATYHTAGVTHEARRNLALISAEQIAGVLRGERPPRLVNPDVWPRFAARRAEAFQERSS, encoded by the coding sequence ATGACCGCCAAGCGCGTCGCACGCACCGACCTCTGGCTCGATGCCGTGTTCGACCAGCGGCTCTCGGCGGAGCCCGGTGTCTCGGTCGCCGTCTTCCCAGTCCGCGGTGATCCCGCGGCAGCCTGGCGAGCGCTCGAGCCGGCCCATGTGTACCAGGTCTCCGCGGCCAAGGACGAACTGCCGCGCGAGTGGTGGGCGTCACGTGAACTGCTGGCGCGCTGCCCGCGGCTGCTGTGCGTCTCGTCCACCGGGGCAGGCTACGACACCATCGACGTCGCCGCCTGCACCGAAGCGGGCGTGGCGGTCGTCAACCAGGCCGGCGGCAACGCGGCATCGGTGGCCGAGCACACGCTGGCACTGATGCTGGGCGTCTCGCGGCGGATGGCCGAATGCGATCGCCGCATGCGGGTCGAACGCGGCTTTCCCCGCGAGGAAGTCATGGGCCGCGAAATCCGCGGCAAGACGCTGGGGCTGGTCGGCATCGGCCACATCGGCTCGCGCGTGGCGGCCCTGGCCCGGGCCTTCGGCATGGAGGTGATCGCGACCGATCCGTTCGTGGCCGACGACGAGGTCGCTCGCCGCGGTGCGAAACGCGTGCCGCTGGCCCAGCTGCTGGCGGAGGCCGACTTCGTGTCCCTGCATTGCCCGCGCGACGCTTCGACGCTGCGCATGATCGACGCCGCGGCCTTTGCCCGCATGAAGCGCGGCGCGATCTTCGTCACCACCGCGCGCGGCGGCATCCATGACGAGGCCGCGCTGGTCGAGGCGCTGCGCTCCGGGCATCTTGACGGCGCAGGCATCGACGTGTGGGACCAGGAACCCCCGCCGCTGGACCACCCGCTGCTGCGGATGCCCAACGTGTTCGCGACGTACCACACGGCCGGCGTGACCCACGAGGCCCGTCGCAACCTGGCGCTGATCTCCGCGGAGCAGATCGCCGGTGTGCTTCGAGGCGAGCGTCCGCCGCGCCTGGTCAACCCCGATGTGTGGCCGCGGTTCGCCGCGCGCCGCGCAGAAGCATTCCAAGAGCGGTCGTCGTAG
- a CDS encoding tripartite tricarboxylate transporter substrate binding protein: MNRKSFLKRTLPAVLVSATALFSALAPSLARAAYPEQPINMIVAYGAGGGTDIIARVIAPYIEKYLGNNAKIVVHNRAGAGGAIGFQQLASAAPDGYTIGFINTPNVLTIPIERKSNFSWQGFDLLGNVIDDPGNFSVHADSPVKSLADLVAQAKANPGSVTVGTTGIGSDDHLAMLMFERAAGVKLTHVPFKGAAEVHRSIASKEITVAAMNVGEALQYAKGGTPLRNLGQMSTSRTNLAPNLPTFKEQGFDIVLASLRGIAAPKGLPAPIREQLVRAIERASNDPQFQAQAAGYFAPLRYLPPARYETELREAEVGFRQLWKELPWGDK; this comes from the coding sequence ATGAACCGCAAATCCTTCCTCAAGCGCACGCTTCCCGCCGTCCTGGTGTCGGCGACCGCCCTCTTCTCCGCGCTGGCGCCGAGCCTCGCCCGGGCCGCGTACCCCGAGCAGCCGATCAACATGATCGTGGCCTACGGCGCCGGAGGCGGCACGGACATCATCGCCCGCGTGATCGCGCCCTACATCGAGAAGTACCTGGGCAACAACGCGAAGATCGTGGTGCACAACCGCGCGGGCGCGGGCGGCGCCATCGGCTTCCAGCAGCTGGCGTCTGCCGCGCCCGACGGCTACACGATCGGCTTCATCAACACGCCCAACGTGCTGACCATCCCGATCGAACGCAAGTCCAACTTCAGCTGGCAGGGCTTCGACCTGCTGGGCAACGTGATCGACGATCCGGGCAACTTCTCGGTGCACGCGGACAGCCCGGTGAAATCACTCGCCGACCTGGTCGCGCAGGCGAAGGCCAACCCCGGCTCGGTGACGGTGGGCACCACCGGCATCGGCTCTGACGATCACCTGGCCATGCTGATGTTCGAGCGTGCCGCCGGCGTGAAGCTGACGCACGTGCCCTTCAAGGGCGCGGCCGAGGTGCATCGCTCGATCGCCAGCAAGGAGATCACCGTCGCCGCGATGAACGTCGGCGAGGCGCTGCAGTACGCCAAGGGCGGAACGCCCCTGCGCAACCTGGGCCAGATGAGCACTTCGCGCACGAACCTCGCGCCCAACCTGCCCACCTTCAAGGAGCAGGGCTTCGACATCGTGCTCGCTTCGCTGCGCGGTATCGCGGCGCCCAAGGGCCTGCCCGCGCCGATCCGCGAGCAGCTGGTGCGCGCGATCGAGCGAGCCTCCAACGACCCGCAGTTCCAGGCCCAGGCGGCCGGTTACTTCGCGCCCCTGCGCTACCTGCCGCCGGCGCGCTACGAGACGGAACTGCGCGAGGCCGAGGTCGGCTTCCGGCAGCTGTGGAAAGAGTTGCCCTGGGGCGACAAGTAA
- a CDS encoding Bug family tripartite tricarboxylate transporter substrate binding protein, translated as MNQLSLKLNRRQLGVLGLSSLALPTWAQQQEWTPTQPITILVGFAPGGSADQIARQLSFAAKNVFPVPVVVVNRTGAAGAIAAQATADAKPDGYTLFVGGGSETTSVAHFNKLNYDPRKSFTPVIKISRAPSILAVKADSRFADMKALLAEARQGAEKVSYGSTGEGGIFHATGLVWEKQGNVKLLHVPYKGAADSMNALLGGQVDCAFGAYEEMKAMIDAGRVRPLALFSRSRLPALPNVPTMTELGVPVALDNMKGLMGPAGMPAPVVRYLHDNFRKATQTQEWKDWVAKSGLTESYADGATWQKEIVEAYDTIGKAVAK; from the coding sequence ATGAACCAGCTTTCCCTGAAACTGAACCGCCGCCAGCTCGGCGTGCTCGGCCTCTCGTCGCTCGCACTGCCCACCTGGGCGCAGCAGCAGGAGTGGACCCCCACGCAGCCCATCACGATCCTCGTGGGCTTCGCGCCCGGCGGCTCGGCCGACCAGATCGCCCGCCAGCTGTCGTTCGCCGCGAAGAACGTGTTCCCCGTGCCGGTGGTCGTCGTCAACCGCACGGGTGCGGCCGGCGCGATCGCCGCGCAGGCCACGGCCGATGCAAAGCCCGACGGCTACACGCTGTTCGTGGGCGGCGGCAGCGAGACCACATCGGTGGCGCACTTCAACAAGCTCAACTACGACCCGCGCAAGTCGTTCACGCCGGTCATCAAGATCTCCCGCGCGCCCAGCATCCTGGCGGTGAAGGCCGACTCGCGATTTGCCGACATGAAGGCGCTGCTCGCCGAGGCCAGGCAAGGCGCCGAAAAGGTGTCGTACGGGTCCACCGGCGAAGGGGGCATCTTCCATGCCACCGGGCTGGTGTGGGAGAAGCAGGGCAACGTCAAGCTGCTGCACGTGCCGTACAAGGGCGCGGCCGATTCCATGAACGCGCTGCTGGGCGGCCAGGTCGATTGCGCTTTCGGCGCCTACGAAGAGATGAAGGCGATGATCGACGCCGGCCGGGTGCGCCCGCTGGCCCTGTTCTCGCGCAGCCGACTCCCCGCCCTGCCCAACGTGCCCACCATGACCGAGCTGGGCGTTCCCGTCGCGCTGGACAACATGAAGGGCCTGATGGGCCCGGCCGGCATGCCGGCGCCGGTGGTGCGCTACCTGCACGACAACTTCCGCAAGGCCACGCAGACGCAGGAGTGGAAGGACTGGGTCGCCAAGTCCGGCCTGACGGAGTCGTACGCCGACGGCGCCACCTGGCAGAAGGAGATCGTGGAGGCCTACGACACGATCGGCAAGGCGGTCGCGAAATGA
- a CDS encoding alpha-hydroxy acid oxidase, which produces MQARSHTAIADRAPESPPQPRENTARPALPARHRGILSLDDFEAAARRHLPEPVFAYVAGAAETNQSFRENREVFQHYAFITRVLVDISQRTTATTLMGKRYDAPFGVAPMGLAALSAYRGDLVLAQAAARENVPFVMSGSSLIRLEDVVRVNPDAWFQAYLPGEDGAIRALLERVQAAGYRTLVVTVDTAVGANRENNVRAGFSIPMRPSLRLAWQGLSHPRWLIGTFLRTLALHGMPHFENNYATRGAPILSPNVERDFSDRGHLDWRHFAMIRKLWPGALVIKGVLSPVDAASAAQAGADGIIVSNHGGRQLDGAVAPLRVLPRIVEACPDVPVMLDSGLRRGSDVLKAMALGAKFVFVGRPFSFAAAVAGEAGVLKAVELLRQEVSRNMALLGITSLEQLDESFLVRTTPEA; this is translated from the coding sequence ATGCAAGCCCGGAGCCACACGGCCATCGCGGACCGCGCGCCCGAATCGCCGCCGCAGCCACGCGAGAACACCGCGCGGCCCGCGCTGCCGGCGCGCCATCGCGGCATCCTGTCGCTGGACGACTTCGAGGCCGCCGCGCGGCGCCACCTGCCCGAGCCGGTGTTCGCGTACGTCGCCGGCGCGGCCGAGACCAACCAGTCCTTCCGCGAGAACCGCGAGGTCTTCCAGCATTACGCATTCATCACGCGGGTGCTGGTGGACATCAGCCAGCGCACGACCGCAACGACGCTCATGGGCAAGCGGTACGACGCGCCGTTCGGCGTCGCGCCGATGGGCCTGGCCGCGCTGTCCGCCTACCGCGGCGACCTGGTGCTGGCGCAGGCGGCCGCGCGCGAGAACGTCCCGTTCGTCATGAGCGGCTCCTCGCTGATCCGGCTGGAGGACGTCGTCCGGGTGAATCCCGACGCCTGGTTCCAGGCGTACCTGCCGGGCGAGGACGGCGCCATCCGCGCGCTGCTAGAGCGCGTGCAGGCGGCGGGGTACCGCACCCTGGTGGTGACGGTCGACACCGCCGTCGGCGCCAATCGCGAGAACAACGTCCGCGCGGGCTTCTCGATTCCGATGCGGCCTTCGCTGCGCCTCGCGTGGCAGGGCCTCTCGCACCCGCGCTGGCTGATCGGCACCTTCCTGCGCACGCTGGCGCTGCACGGGATGCCGCACTTCGAGAACAACTACGCCACGCGCGGCGCGCCGATCCTGTCGCCGAACGTGGAGCGCGACTTCTCCGACCGCGGCCACCTGGACTGGCGGCACTTCGCCATGATCCGCAAGCTCTGGCCCGGCGCGCTGGTGATCAAGGGCGTGCTCAGCCCGGTGGACGCCGCGTCCGCGGCCCAGGCGGGTGCGGACGGGATCATCGTGTCCAACCACGGTGGGCGGCAGCTCGACGGAGCCGTGGCTCCGCTGCGCGTGCTGCCCCGCATCGTCGAGGCCTGTCCCGACGTGCCGGTGATGCTCGACAGCGGTCTGCGCCGCGGCAGCGACGTGCTCAAGGCGATGGCGCTGGGCGCGAAGTTCGTGTTCGTCGGCCGTCCGTTCAGCTTCGCGGCCGCCGTGGCCGGCGAGGCCGGCGTGCTCAAGGCCGTCGAGTTGCTCCGGCAGGAGGTGTCGCGCAACATGGCGCTCCTGGGCATCACGTCGCTGGAGCAGCTCGACGAAAGTTTCCTCGTCCGCACCACGCCCGAGGCGTGA
- a CDS encoding NAD(P)-dependent oxidoreductase → MKLRGPIGAGSRIGFVGLGVMGSGMARCLLRKGYRLQVHARRIQVAQAFEQAGAKVAADPAALGDCDLVFLSLPDAAAVEEVLFGANGLAAALKPGACVVDTSTIAASSARDIGARLAKRDVAFLDAPVSGGQQGAESGTLGCMIGGPAEAVEACREVMGAFCKTLTHVGELGAGQAVKACNQVAVAGALMGVADAMALARKEGVDLAQMREVLMGGSARSFSLEKHGPRIIDGSYTPGFRARLMRKDLRLALDGARAAGAALPATELAERLLDELCEGGRADWDWSALALVVQQRSGLPVPDSQEST, encoded by the coding sequence ATGAAGTTGCGCGGTCCTATTGGTGCGGGCAGCCGCATCGGCTTCGTCGGCCTGGGCGTGATGGGCAGCGGCATGGCGCGTTGCCTGCTGCGCAAGGGCTATCGGCTCCAGGTGCATGCGCGCCGGATTCAGGTCGCGCAGGCCTTCGAACAGGCGGGCGCGAAGGTGGCCGCCGACCCCGCCGCGCTCGGCGATTGCGACCTGGTCTTCCTCAGCCTGCCCGATGCCGCGGCCGTCGAAGAAGTGCTGTTCGGCGCCAACGGCCTGGCCGCGGCGCTGAAGCCGGGCGCCTGCGTCGTCGACACCAGCACGATCGCCGCGAGCTCGGCGCGTGACATCGGCGCTCGCCTGGCCAAACGCGACGTGGCGTTTCTGGATGCGCCCGTCAGCGGCGGCCAGCAGGGCGCCGAGTCCGGCACGCTGGGCTGCATGATCGGCGGCCCCGCGGAAGCGGTGGAAGCCTGCCGCGAGGTGATGGGTGCCTTCTGCAAGACGCTCACGCACGTGGGCGAGCTCGGCGCGGGGCAGGCCGTCAAGGCCTGCAACCAGGTGGCCGTGGCCGGCGCGCTGATGGGCGTGGCCGATGCGATGGCGCTGGCACGCAAGGAAGGCGTCGACCTCGCGCAGATGCGCGAGGTGCTGATGGGCGGTTCGGCGCGCAGCTTCTCGCTGGAGAAGCACGGCCCGCGCATCATCGACGGCTCGTACACGCCGGGCTTCCGTGCGCGGCTGATGCGCAAGGACCTGCGCCTCGCCCTGGATGGCGCTCGCGCCGCGGGCGCGGCGCTGCCCGCGACCGAACTGGCCGAGCGCCTGCTGGACGAGCTGTGCGAAGGCGGCCGGGCCGACTGGGACTGGTCGGCACTGGCCCTCGTCGTGCAGCAGCGCAGCGGGCTGCCGGTGCCCGATTCGCAGGAATCGACCTGA
- a CDS encoding RraA family protein — MVGLQILKRQRRIAERYVQAFATLPVANVSDCMSRMTAGGSRLRPMHRSGRLGGPALTVKCRPGDNLMIHKALELAEPGDVIVVDAGGDLTNALIGELMVTYAMSRKLGGFVMNGAIRDVDMIGAGSFPVYAAGVTHRGPYKDGPGEINVPVAIDGMVIHPGDLVIGDADGLLCVPIDEAEGIMAAAIKKGEAEARTLQDIAAGKLDTSWIDAALKRIGCDPNPR; from the coding sequence ATGGTCGGTCTCCAGATCCTCAAGCGCCAGCGGCGCATCGCCGAGCGCTACGTGCAAGCCTTCGCCACGCTGCCGGTGGCGAACGTCAGCGACTGCATGTCGCGCATGACCGCGGGCGGCTCGCGCCTGCGCCCCATGCACAGATCCGGCCGCCTCGGCGGCCCCGCGCTCACGGTGAAATGCCGGCCCGGCGACAACCTGATGATCCACAAGGCGCTGGAGCTCGCCGAGCCCGGCGACGTGATCGTGGTGGACGCCGGCGGCGACCTGACCAACGCGCTCATCGGCGAGCTGATGGTGACGTACGCGATGAGCCGCAAGCTCGGCGGCTTCGTCATGAACGGAGCGATCCGCGACGTGGACATGATCGGCGCGGGCAGCTTCCCTGTGTACGCGGCGGGCGTGACCCACCGCGGCCCGTACAAGGATGGTCCCGGCGAGATCAACGTGCCGGTCGCCATCGACGGCATGGTCATCCATCCGGGCGACCTGGTGATCGGCGATGCCGACGGCCTGCTGTGCGTCCCGATCGACGAGGCCGAAGGCATCATGGCCGCCGCCATCAAGAAGGGCGAGGCCGAGGCCAGGACATTGCAGGACATCGCGGCCGGCAAGCTCGACACCTCGTGGATCGATGCCGCCTTGAAGCGCATCGGCTGCGACCCGAACCCCCGCTGA